One stretch of Prunus persica cultivar Lovell chromosome G1, Prunus_persica_NCBIv2, whole genome shotgun sequence DNA includes these proteins:
- the LOC109948175 gene encoding uncharacterized protein K02A2.6-like: MLKDCINYSKGCEACQRHGPIQRAPSVPMNPVVKPWPFRGWAMDLIGKIYPASSQQHCFIIVATDYFTKWVEAKPIKTITSQEIITFIEEQIIQRFGIPESITTDRGSSFISRDMLDMAETFKFKLLQSTPYYAQANGQAESSNKVIINIIRKMLERNPKQWHEKLSKTLWAYRTSKREATGMTPYALTYGHDAILPMEIAVQSLRIAHQYDLTGEDYSQAMLLELEELDASRIDTLNKLLAGKQAVSKAYNKRVRDKSFEEGEIVWKAILPLGAHIAGYGKWSPTWEGPFVINQILGMGAYRLQDRDGVIHNAPINGKWLKKFYPTMWDSQAVQTDPGIEEEQG, from the coding sequence ATGTTGAAGGATTGCATCAACTATTCCAAGGGATGTGAAGCTTGTCAAAGACACGGCCCAATCCAGCGGGCTCCTTCAGTCCCCATGAATCCAGTAGTGAAACCATGGCCTTTTaggggatgggcaatggatctcattggcaaaATCTATCCAGCCAGCAGCCAGCAGCATTGTTTTATCATTGTTGCTACAGactatttcaccaaatgggtagaAGCCAAGCCAATCAAAACCATAACttctcaagagatcatcaccttTATAGAAGAACAGATCATACAGAGATTCGGCATTCCAGAATCGATCACAACTGATAggggttcttctttcatatctagggatatgctagatatggcagaaacATTCAAGTTCAAGCTACTCCAATCCACCCCCTAttatgctcaagctaatggacaggcagaatcaagtaacaaggtgattatcaatatcatcagaaaGATGCTGGAGAGGAATCCGAAGCAGTGGCATGAGAAGTTGTCAAAAACTTTGTGGGCATACAGAActtcaaaaagagaagcaactggcATGACTCCCTATGCTCTGACCTAcggccatgatgcaattctgCCCATGGAGATAGCAGTCCAGTCTCTTAGAATTGCTCACCAGTACGATCTCACAGGAGAAGATTACTCTCAAGCCATGCTACTTGAATTAGAAGAATTGGATGCAAGCAGGATTGacaccctcaacaaactcttagcaggaaaacaggCTGTGTCAAAGGCATACAACAAAAGAGTCAGAGAtaagagttttgaagaggggGAAATAGTCTGGAAGgcaattctgccccttggaGCGCACATAGCTGGATATGGAAAATGGTCACCTACGTGGGAAGGTCCTTTTGTGATTAACCAGATCCTCGGAATGGGGGCATATAGGTTGCAGGACAGAGATGGAGTTATTCACAACGCCCCAATCAATGGCaaatggttaaagaaattCTACCCAACCATGTGGGATTCACAAGCTGTACAGACAGATCCCGGGATAGAAGAGGAACAAGGCTga